One Caulobacter segnis genomic window carries:
- a CDS encoding glycosyltransferase family 4 protein, which translates to MDIKALTHTDGARPLRIALFSGNYNYTLDGANKSLNRLVGHLQSTVGAQVRVYSPTGPNPAFEPAGELVSVPSVKIPFRRDYRLALGLPGAVRRDVEAFKPDLVHLSAPDLLGSAALRLGRSLKVPVVASLHTLFDTYLDYYGLGRLRPLARRQLWKFYGACDYVMAPTEAIGDELRAHNPTARVRTWARGVDPELFHPGQRNEAWRLSHGFAPDRPVIVFLGRIVMEKGLAAFAETIRMIEAAGHAPQVLVIGDGPARGWFEERLPGAVFAGFLSGEALATALASGDIFLNPSTTETFGNVNLEAMACGLAMVCADAPNTRALLRHGRNARLCVDQPSAYAEAMTELILAPDLRRRLGAAALERSAAYRWTEILDEVVEVYAEALGARATTPSPRVQAWRRGAMVEPQAASLPAL; encoded by the coding sequence ATGGACATCAAGGCGCTGACGCACACCGATGGTGCGCGCCCGTTGCGGATTGCCTTGTTCTCGGGGAACTACAACTACACCCTCGACGGGGCCAACAAGTCGCTGAACCGGCTGGTCGGCCATCTGCAGAGCACGGTTGGCGCCCAAGTGCGGGTCTACTCCCCGACCGGGCCGAATCCCGCGTTCGAGCCCGCCGGCGAGCTCGTGTCGGTGCCGTCGGTGAAAATCCCGTTCCGGCGCGACTATCGGCTGGCCCTAGGCCTTCCCGGCGCGGTGCGTCGGGACGTCGAGGCCTTCAAGCCAGACCTCGTGCACCTTTCGGCCCCCGACCTCCTGGGTTCGGCGGCCCTGCGACTCGGCCGGAGCCTGAAAGTCCCGGTAGTCGCCAGCCTGCACACGCTGTTCGACACCTATCTCGACTATTACGGACTCGGGCGGCTGCGGCCGCTGGCGCGCCGCCAGCTCTGGAAATTCTACGGCGCCTGCGACTATGTCATGGCCCCGACCGAGGCCATCGGCGACGAGCTTCGGGCCCACAACCCGACCGCCCGCGTGCGGACCTGGGCGCGCGGCGTTGATCCAGAGCTCTTCCACCCCGGACAGCGCAACGAGGCCTGGAGGCTGAGCCACGGCTTCGCCCCGGACCGCCCGGTGATCGTATTCCTGGGACGGATCGTCATGGAGAAGGGCCTGGCGGCCTTCGCGGAAACCATCCGAATGATCGAGGCGGCGGGGCACGCTCCCCAGGTGCTGGTGATCGGCGACGGCCCGGCGCGCGGCTGGTTTGAGGAGCGGCTGCCGGGCGCTGTGTTCGCCGGTTTCCTGTCGGGCGAGGCGTTGGCGACCGCCCTGGCTAGCGGCGACATCTTTCTCAATCCCAGCACCACCGAGACCTTCGGCAACGTCAATCTCGAGGCGATGGCCTGCGGCCTGGCCATGGTCTGCGCCGATGCGCCCAACACCCGCGCCCTGCTGCGGCACGGACGCAACGCCAGGCTCTGCGTCGACCAGCCGAGCGCCTATGCCGAGGCGATGACCGAGCTCATCCTCGCGCCCGATCTTCGCCGGCGTCTGGGCGCGGCGGCGCTGGAGCGCAGCGCCGCCTATCGCTGGACGGAAATCCTCGACGAGGTCGTGGAGGTCTATGCCGAGGCTCTGGGCGCGCGCGCGACCACGCCATCCCCGCGGGTTCAGGCGTGGCGGCGCGGCGCGATGGTCGAGCCACAGGCCGCCAGTCTGCCGGCGCTCTGA
- a CDS encoding glycosyltransferase, which translates to MRVVDVAEFYSPTGGGVRTYIDRKFEAAAQLGHELFVIAPGPRDGFEPRAAGGVIQVRAPRLPFDANYHMFWDAGSVHRQLDALAPDLVEASSPWRGAAVVASWAGPSARAMFMHADPVASYPQRWLAPVASPRQIDQLFGWFWSYLRKLAGGFGSVVAGGPWLADRLMGQGVGAVESVPLGIDRGAFSPGKRDEALRSSLLAACACPDDARLVLGVGRFHPEKRWPMVIEATMRARADAPIGLVLIGDGIDRARVARAAAGNPHVRILPPIRDRALLAAHLASADALVHGCESETFGLIPAEAMASGLPVVGPDRGGFAHLAQPATSEIYRAGDTEAAAQAIRRLFARDAQALKAAAVEAAAWVRRDIDHFADLFDHYRSIAAGARA; encoded by the coding sequence ATGCGGGTAGTGGATGTCGCCGAGTTCTATTCGCCCACCGGCGGGGGCGTGCGGACCTATATCGACCGCAAGTTCGAGGCGGCCGCCCAACTGGGCCACGAACTCTTCGTCATCGCGCCGGGACCGCGGGACGGCTTCGAGCCTCGCGCCGCCGGCGGCGTGATCCAGGTCCGCGCGCCACGCCTGCCATTCGACGCCAACTATCACATGTTCTGGGACGCTGGGTCGGTCCACCGCCAGCTCGACGCCCTGGCCCCGGATCTGGTCGAGGCCTCCTCGCCCTGGCGCGGCGCCGCGGTCGTCGCCAGCTGGGCGGGGCCTTCCGCGCGGGCGATGTTCATGCACGCCGATCCCGTGGCGTCCTATCCTCAAAGATGGCTGGCTCCGGTCGCCAGCCCCCGGCAGATTGACCAGCTGTTCGGCTGGTTCTGGAGCTATCTGCGCAAGCTGGCCGGAGGGTTCGGCTCCGTCGTCGCCGGCGGCCCCTGGCTAGCCGATCGTCTGATGGGGCAGGGCGTTGGCGCGGTGGAAAGCGTGCCGCTCGGCATCGACCGCGGCGCATTCTCGCCCGGCAAGCGCGACGAGGCGTTGAGGTCCAGCCTGCTCGCGGCCTGCGCCTGCCCGGATGACGCCAGGCTGGTCCTCGGCGTTGGGCGCTTCCACCCGGAGAAGCGCTGGCCGATGGTCATCGAGGCGACAATGCGCGCCCGCGCCGACGCCCCGATCGGTCTCGTTCTGATCGGCGACGGCATCGACCGCGCGCGCGTGGCCCGCGCCGCCGCCGGCAATCCTCACGTCCGCATTCTGCCGCCGATCCGCGATCGCGCGCTGCTGGCGGCCCATTTGGCCAGCGCCGACGCCCTCGTGCATGGCTGCGAATCCGAGACCTTCGGCCTGATCCCCGCCGAGGCCATGGCCAGCGGCCTTCCCGTCGTGGGGCCCGATCGCGGCGGCTTCGCCCACCTGGCCCAGCCGGCGACCTCGGAAATTTACCGCGCCGGCGACACCGAGGCCGCCGCCCAGGCCATCCGCCGATTATTCGCTCGCGACGCCCAGGCCTTGAAGGCCGCGGCGGTCGAGGCGGCGGCCTGGGTGCGACGCGACATCGATCACTTCGCCGATCTGTTCGACCACTATCGGTCGATCGCGGCTGGCGCGCGGGCATGA